The genome window ATTGCCACTACCTCCCGATGTTTTTCCTATCATATCACCAATAGAAGAAGGTCCAAAATAATCACAGACGGCTTGAACCTTACTTGAGAATCCAATGTAATAACCTTTATCAAAGTCCTTTATATCTCCTGTTGTGCCGAGAAGCGCTGCAAGATGCCCACCTGCAGAAGCACCCCATACACCAATCTTTTCGGTGTTTATATTATATTTTGTTCCATTCGCCCTTAAAAATCTTATCGCTGACTTACAGTCCTCCAGTTGTGCAGGAAAACTTGCAATTCCTGTGAGGCGATAGTTGATACTTGCAATAGCATATCCATAAGATAAAAGACGCATTGCTGGATAACAGTTTTCCTTGCTTCCACTCTTCCATCCTCCTCCATGTATCCACACAACAAGAGGTAGTGGTTTTTCACTTTCAGGGATGTAGATATCCATTAGGAGTTTCACCCCTTCTGATTTTGCATATTCAATATCTCTGAATACTTTAGTGCCTTCAGGAAATAGTAATTTAGTGGGAAGTTGCTGAGGGAAAACATTAATACAAACAAATAAGATGAGATTCAGTATTAAATATTTTATCTTCATATTCGTCTCCTCCTGTATCTGTAAATTTAGACATCCATAAGAAAAAAAAGTTTACTGTTTGATTTTTCATCTTTTATGTTATAATAATAACGGAGATGGGGTTCTCCTTTTAACCGCTTTGCTTATAGCAAAGATGATAACTCCTACTAAACAAGTATAAAAGGAGAACTCCATGGAAAAGATTTATTTTACAACATCTTTATGGCTATGCCTTGCAGTTGTATCTGCTATACTTGCCTACCACATAAAAATATCTATTGCTCTCGTTGAAATCTGTATAGGTATTATCGCAGGAACCATAGCAAACCACTATTTTGGCCCTAATTCTTTAGGAAGTAATTTTGAATGGTTGAAATTTCTTGCATCAACAGGTGCGATATTTCTTACGTTCCTTGCAGGTGCAGAACTTGACCCAGGGGTAATAAAAACGAAATGGAAAGAGGTTATAGTAGTTGGAATCATTGGTTTTCTTGCTCCTTTTATCGGATGTTCTGCTGTTGCTTATTATGTTCTCAAGTGGGGATTCAAAGCGAGTTTGTTAACAGGTGTTGCACTATCAACGACTTCCATGGCTGTGGTATATGCAGTTATGCTTGAAACAGGACTTAATAAAACAGAGTTTGGTAAAGGAATACTCGGTGCTTGCTTTATTAATGACCTTGGAACTGTCATTGCATTAGGACTAATTTTCTCTCCTTTTACAATAAAAACAATTATCTTTATTGTATCAATGGTTGTTATACTATCTGTATTTCCATTTTTAACAAACTTTTTTACCCGTATATATGGTAATAGAACAGCAGCAATAAGAGTAAAGTGGGTATCTTTTGTCCTTTTCGCTCTCGGCACACTTGCTATATGGTCTGGCAGTGAACCGGTTCTTCCGGCTTATATAGCGGGTATGGTTCTTGCAGAGTTTGCTACTAAGAACAGGATATGGATAAGACGTTTAAGAACCCTTACTGTGGGTTTTCTTACTCCGTTTTATTTTATCAGGGCTGGTTCTTTTGTTTCTATACCTGCACTTTTTTCAGCCCCTTTTATCTTCTTATTACTGTTAGGAGCAAAAGTAGCAACAAAAATATGTGGATTGTATCCTGTAATAAGAATATTTAGAAAAGATTATTCAGAACAGTGGTATTACACACTTTTGATGTCAACCGGTCTAACCTTTGGGACTATCTCTGCTTTATATGGATATACGCACAATATTATCACAGAATTTCAGTATTCGTTCCTCGTTATGGTGGTTATAGGAAGTGCACTTATTCCCACAGCCATAGCCAGTTTTTATTTCCTTCCAAAACATCTTTTGCCTCCCCATTCAGAAAAGCATATAATTGTAAAGGCGGAAGGACTTGACGAAGAGTAATAATATGGAAGAAAAAGATATTAAAATTACTGTTGCACAAAAGAACTCTATTTCTTCAGTACTCTTAATTCTTAATGAAATTGTAGATGATATAGAAAATTTGTGTAATACTTCGGATAAAAAAAGTATCTTATATGATATTGTTAATAACCTAAGTGAAAAAGAAAAGAGCAGAGTGGTTGAATCTACAGGTAAAATTAAAAAGGTAATAGAAGATATAGGGAAAACATTAAATATAAAAAAGAAAAGGTATGAAATAAAAAATCTTATATCAAGCAGAGTAGCATCTTTATGGGAAATGGTATGTGAAATTGAAAGTAAACGACTGAAGGGTTATGGAGAGGTCTCAAAATCGTTAAAAGAATATCTTGACCCTAAGGTTTTCACAATTACTCAACTATTAGAAGAAATAGAAGAAGTGTTGTATAAGAAGTAAAAAGTAATGAATAATAAATGGTTTAATAGAAATATTATTGGTTTTTCTCTCACGAGTTTCTTAAGCGATTTCTGTCATGAGATGGCAACTTCTATCCTGCCACAGTTTATCCAGGCTATTGGATTATCAGCATCTTCTCTCGGGCTTATTGAAGGGGTAGCAGATGCCACATCAAGTTTTGTTAAACTCCTTGCAGGATATATCGGTGACAAAACAGCCAATCGCAAGAGGTGGGTTGTATCCGGTTATTCTTTGACAGCCATAGCAATATTATTATTTGTATTTGCTTTCTCTTTACCTTTAATTCTTCTAGGCAGGGTAGTAGGATGGCTGGGTAGGGGTATCCGTGGACCCATAAGAGATGCTATGCTTGCAGAATCAGTTGATGATAGGAACAGAGGTAGGGCTTTTGGTTTCCATAGGGCAGCAGATACAGTAGGTGCAATTGCAGGTCCACTTACGGCATTTGCTATACTGACATACCTTTCTTCCAATAAAAATATTGTTCATTTTATAAATTCATTTTTGCCTGCCAGTATGGGTCAGGATAGTATCTTTAGGTTTATTTTTCTTATTACACTTATTCCCGGTATCCTCTCTGTAATATCAATGTCTTTGCTTGTTGAAGAGAAATATCGTCAAGGTAATAGAGAAATGCAATTCTCAAAAACGATTAAGGATATGCCTTACAGTTTCAGATTTTTTCTTTTATCCGTTGGAATATTCGGAATGGCTGACTTTGCTCCTACCCTTATGATTTTACGTGCCAACACAGTTCTTGCGGGAATACTTGGAACTTTTGAAGCAGCACGGTATGCCACACTGTTTTATCTATTACGAAATTTCGTATATGCCATTGCTTCTTACCCTATAGGCGCTTTGAGTATACGCTTTAACAGAACACGATATTTAGCCACAGGATATGCAGTAGCAGTACTCACATTTGCTGGATTTGCAATAGCAATACCTTCAATCACATGGTTTATTCTTTGTTTTATACTTGCAGGTGTGTTTATTGCCTGGGAAGATACAATAGAAGGTGTTGCTGTCAGGGATTATATCGGAGAGGATAAAGCAGGGACCGGTTATGGACTGTTAGGTGTTATGAATGGGGTAGGGGATTTCTTTTCCAGTACAATAGTAGGAATTCTCTGGATAACCATAGGTGCGAGGTGGGGATTTATCTATGCATCCATTATGGGATTAACAGGAACTATCTTTATGTTCTTTACTCCTTCTGGGAAAAAAAGTATTCAATATAAGGAGTAAGAGTATAAAAGATGATAAAATCTTAACCGGTGGAGGTAAAATTTTATTCTGGTGGATATGTATCATTCCAGTCGATTGAAAAACCCAAAGATGATCAATAATTAATCCAAAAATAACTGCCCATAGAATTATTGAAAAAAGATAAATTAAAAAGTTTCTTTTGCCGAGTTTTCCTACAACAAACATTAAAGTGGCTGAATTTGTTGCAGGTCCTGTAAAAAGGAATATAAGACCTGCACCAGGAGACATACCTTTTGTTATAAGCGAAGCCGCTATAGGTATAGAGCCAGTTGCGCATACATAAAGAGGTACACCTATAAGAAGCATTAACGGATAAGAGTATAATTGCCTTCCGAGATATTTTGAGACGATATCCTCTGGTACAAAAGTTGAGATTATACCGCCAATGATTATACCTATTAAAATCCACTTACCTGTGTCTTCAACCAGTTCAAAAAATCCATATCTAAAGGCACTTTTTATCTTTTCATAAAAAGAATGTGTATGCAATCCTTCATTTTCACAGAAGATACAGGTATAGTTGTCTTTTTCTTTAGGAAGTTTCTTTCTATCCTCATATCTATTTACTAAAATTCCAGCAAAAAGTCCTGAAAAAAGTGCGCATACAGGCCTTATTATTGCAAATATCCACCCGAGAAGTGAATATGTAGCTAAAATTGAATCAACCCCTGTAGTAGGAGTAGATATCAAAAAAGAAACCGTAGCACCATCACTTGCGCCTTCTTTTTTAATATGTGTTGCCACAGGAATAACGCCACAGGAACACAGTGGTAAAGGTATACCTAAAAGAGTTGCTTTTAAGATAGATAAAAAGTTAGAAGGCGAAAGATGATAATAAATTCTTTCTGTAGGGATTAAAACCTTCAATATCCCTGCAATCAAAAATCCAAAAAGTAAATAGGGACTCATTTCATTAAGGAGCCCAATTATTTCTATTAAAAGTTTCATTTTCTTTATATCTTATCGTTCTATCTTATAACTATTTTTGTTGCTACTTTAGTTGCAATATTAAATGTTATCTCGCCCTTTTAGCCTATTAAAAGTTTTTTAATTTCTTCTTTTGAAGGAACTTTGCCTGCAAGGATAACCTTGCCATTTACCACTACCGCAGGGGTTATCGTCACCCCATATTTTGCAAACTGCTTTATATCATACAGATGAGAAATAGTCGCAGATATTTCCATTTCTTCAACTGTTTCTCTTACAATCTTTTCTACTGCCTGACATTTAGGACAGCCAGCACCTACTATTAAAATCTCCATAGTTCACCCCTTTTCTATTTTAAAATAAAATTACCTGTAATCCAACCTACAAGTGTTCCACAGATTATAATTGTTATTACATAGACAACCGCTTTTTTTATTCCAAAAACACGAGAGATGGCTATCCAGTTTGGCAAACTCAATCCAGGACCTGTCAAAAGTAATGCAAGTGCAGGTCCCTTTCCCATTCCGAGTTTCATAAGTTTATCAACAAAAGGTGCTTCTGTAAGAGTTGCAAAATATGTAGTTGCTCCTATCAATGTAGCAAGAAAACTTGCTCTTATACTATTCCCTCCAAGAAACTTTTCTATCCAGTTCCTGGGTAATATCTCTCCTATAATTCCTACAATAAAAACACCTACAAGTAAAAGAGGAAAAATTATCCTAACAAAATACATTGTTTCCCTAAGCCAGTTTTCAATATCTTTTCTTTCAAGTTTTTTACAGGCATAAATTCCTGAAACAACTGTGAAGATAAACCATACAATAATTTTCTTCCAGTAAGGACCTTTTTGAACTAAATAATTTGGCATAAGAAGGGAAAGAAGGATTAATACCAGAAGTATTACATATTTTTTTTCTATGATTTTTTTCTTATCTTCTTTATCTAACCTGACGGTTTCAATCTGTTCTTTTCTAAATAAAAAACTCATAATACTTCCAACAACAAATGCCATAATTAAAGAACTCATCACCCTTGCTATAACAATATCTATTCCAATAATATTACCTGTATATATTAAAGATAGGATATTTGAAGATGGAGCAACCCAGAGTATGATAAAAGCAACACCAATTCCTGCTCCTGTATAATAAAGTCCACTTGCCACTGGAATGACTGTACAGGAACAGGCAGCGAGCAAAAAACTTGAAATTGCAGATATAGAAAAGGACTTTACTTTGCTTACCCTTTCTCCGAGATAATTTATAATGGTCTCTTTATTAATAAAACTTACCATTCCTCCAGCAAGTAAAAAAGCGGGGATAAGACAGGTTAAAACATGAACTGCAATATAGTCCTTTAAAGCGAGAAGTCCGCCTTCAATAAGTTCTTTTAACATTTTCCCTTCTTTATTCCCACAACAGGCATCCCTTTTTTTCTCAATTCCATTCTTTTTTTAAGATTTTTTATTTCTTTATTAAATTTATCACAGGAAATAGATTTAATTGCTTTAATCACTGAAATTAAAAAGTCATCTTTGTTAGGAGAGAGGGAATACATAACCCATTTCCCTTTCTTTTCTTCTTTTATTATTCCAGTATATTTCAAAATTTTTAAATGTTTTGAAATATTTGTCTGTGTCTCTTCTAAACAATCCATTATTTCACACACACAGAGAGGACTCTTTGATTCCAGTAATAACCTTATTATCCTTAACCTCGTTTTTTCTCCTGCTGCTTTTAATACCTCTGTATATCTTTCCATTTTAATTTCTCATATGCCCATACATTCATATATTATAACACAGAAAATTTTTCTGTCAAACCCTTATTTATAGTTTTTCCAGAATAAGAGAAGATGCCTTCTTACCCGAGAGGAGCATCCCACCAAATATAGCACCCATTCTATGAGAACCCGCTACTGCATTGGCAGCCATTCCACATACAAAAAGTCCGGGGTATACCTCTTTTGTATTTTCAATAAGTGCTATTTCTCCTCTTTCCGCCCACATTGATTTTTCACCAATAACCTTAAAATTCTCTCCTGATTTTCTTTCTACTATTTTACATACTTCGCTGTCATGTCCTGTAGCATCTACAACAAATTTTGCTTTAACTCCAAGTGGGTCAACATGTAGATGAGCAATATCCACAGCAGTCCAGTTTAAAACCACTCCTGTTATCTTTTTTTCTCTTATTACTACATCTTCCACGCTTATAAGATTAAATATCTTTGCTCCTGCTTTAACGGTCTTGAATGTAAGAGCTGAAATTGTCTCTATTGCATCTGCAGTATAAAGATTCTCTGAGTATCTTTTTATCCGTATTCCCAACTCTTTCATAATCTCTTTTGCTTCCTCCTGGACCACTATTCTATTAAACATCATACCCCCGCCAGGCATTCCACCACCTATCTTAAGGTGTCTTTCAAATACTGCAACTTTTTTCCCTACAGAAGCAAGATAATAGGCACATATAAGGCCTGAAGGTCCTCCACCTGCAATAGCAACATCAACATCCAGATAAGAAGTGAGTTCTTTTATATATGTCTCAATAATTGCCTTTGATATAATATGTTCTTCCATTAATTTCTCCTTTATTTTTCATTGAAAATTATTTCTTATATTATCAGGAATGTAGTTTTTTTACAAGTTTTGCAACACGTCTTCCCAATCTCTTGCATTCTCTTTCTACTCTACTATCAGGTACTCCTATTGATACAACACCGTAATGTCCACCTGAAGGGTCTCCCTGTATAACCATTCCGTGGATTAAAAGTGCGTTTAATATATCTGTGATAGTTGTTTCATTTCCACCACCTATATTTGCAGAAGAGGAAAAAGCAGCGCCAACCTTTCCATCCAATTTCCCATGTATTGCAACACTTTCGTCAAGAAATTCCTTTACAGGTGCTGCCATTGTTCCGTAATAGGTGGGAGAACCAATGATAATTCCATCTACAGAAAGTAAGTCCTTTATCTCCGCATTTTCTACATTTTTTACTTCAACATCCACATCTTCTTCTTTTACGCCTTCTTCTATAAGATGTGCCATCTTTCTTGTATTCCCTGTTGAAGAGTAATATATTATAAGAACTTTTGACATATCACCTCCCTGTTGAAATCTATGGTAAAGCACTTTTAAAAATTATTCAAGTAGTATAAGATATAAAAATGGAACTTGTATCTATTTTTGGGTTATCCTTTACCATTGCACTCACAGGAGCATTGGCACCGGGGCCCCTTTTAACTCTGGCTATAGCAGAGAGTTTTAAGTATGGAAGAAAAGCAGGTCCTATTATTATAGGGGGACATGCACTATTAGAGATTATTATGGTTTGTATTCTTGTTATTGGACTTGGGAAAATATTAAACAATCAGGTAGTTATAAAGTACATCTCTTTAGCAGGTGCTTTAATTCTCATTTATTTTGGTATCAATATACTCCGGTCTCTCTCAAAGGTCTCTCTTAATGTATCAATGAAAAATTCTAATTCCTATATTATCCTGTTTTTCCAGGGTATAACAATGAGTATTGCCAACCCATACTGGACTGTATGGTGGTTAACTGTGGGGCTGGGACTTTTACTTTCTGTAAGGAATATAGGGATAAAAGGACTTATTTATTTTTTTATGGGACATATACTTGCAGACCTTGTATGGTATAGTTTTGTCTCTTATAGTATTGAAAAAAGTAAAAAGATTATTTCCCAGAAAGTATATATAAAGATATTGAACATTTGTGGAATTATTCTTATATTATTTGGCTTGTATTTTGGGATTACCTCTCTTATATAATATCACCACAGTGATTTATCCAAGGGTGCTATTACTTTGTAAGGTATACCTTTTCTGGGTTGAGCCATAAAGTTCTCAACTGTCTCTTTCCATTTAAGGTAGTGAGATGTATTCTTATGCGCTTTTGCTGATTCTTCACTTTCATAAACTTCATATAAGGTAAACCTGCATGGGTCATCAAGACACTGTAAAACATCAAACCTGAGGTTCCCTTCTTCTTTAATGGAATTTTTATGATTTTCTAAAGTTGCCTTTATAAAATCATCTATCTTATCCTTCTTTACATAAATCTCCACTATTGTAACTATCATAATTCACCTCCATCTTCCTATCAATGAAAAGAATAATGTTAATAAAATGCTTATAATAATACTTGTTGCGAGAGGAAAATAAAAAGAAAAATTTTCCTTCTTTATTATTATGTCTCCAGGTAATCTCCCAAAAGGAATTTTTATGCCTTTTTCTATTAAGACCGCAGAGATAATAAGACATATCCCTATTATGAGTAAAAACTTTGCAAAATTGTTTTCCATTCTATTTCTTTCCTACTTATTTATCTATTTTTACCCTCATTTTAAAAGATTTTCAAGTGTTTTCCTTATTTCTTTACAGTGGTCTCCTTCCCAGTATACCCTTTTACATGAAGGGCACTGAGAAAAATTCTCTTTAGTAGAATATATATATTCGGGGACAAGTGTTTTTATTTCTTCTTTCTCTCTAATCTCAAGGATTATATTACAGAGAGAACATCTGCTGAAAATATTTTCCTCTGCTGGTTTAAGTACGAGTTTATCTATAATTTCTTTTAACTGATTAATACTTCCTTCACCTTCAATTAATACTACGATATCAGGATTTGAAAGTGCTAATTTTCTGTCTCTCGTCAGGATTATCCTCCCTTCCTTTCTCGCAATTCTTAAGAGTTCTATCTTTCTGCTCGTGTTAAAATAGAGGGTATCATATCCCATCAACCTTAACCATCTTCCTGTTTTACCCAGCATCCCATCCACAATAAACTTCTTCATTCACAACCTTTCAAAACCTCTGTAAAGCCCTAAACTTTTAGCGATTTTAATTACTTCTTTAAATTCTTGAAAGGTAGGTTTTCTATTTATCTCTGGATATAAATCCGCCTTACCACAGGGTCTATACTGATCCATTATATTTATGTACGTATTTTTTGAAAGGCCTGCAATAAATTTTAAAACATTTTCTGAATTTGAAATGTGATTTGGTAGTACAAGATGCCTTACAAGTAATCCTTTTTCTGCTATACCTTCTGTATTTACTTTTAAATCCCCTACCTGTTTATACATCTCTTCTATTGCTTCTACACATCTTTCAAAATAATCAGGCGCATTTGAGTATCTTTTTGCAGGTTCGCTTTCTCCATATTTCATATCAGGCATATAAATATCTACTATACCATCAAGTAATTTTATTACCTCAACATTCTCATAACCACTGCAATTCCAGACAATAGGGATACTAAGTCCCTTTTCTATTGCATATCCCAATGATTTTACTAGTTGGGGTGTAAAATGTGTAGGAGTAACAAGATTGATATTATGGCATCCTATTTTCTGTAAGTTTAATATAATACTCGCCATTCTTTCTTCTGATACGACATCCCCAATCCCTGAATGGCTTATATCATAGTTCTGGCAGTATATACATAAAAGGTTGCAATAAGTAAGAAAGATAGTACCTGACCCTAAAACACCAACCAGTTCTTGTTCTTCACCAAAATGTGGACCATAACTTGAAACCATAATCTCCTTTCCCGCTCGGCATATTCCTTTTTCTCCAGATATTCTATTAACCTTACATTTCCTCGGACATAGATTACAGGAGTTTAGAATACTGTATAATCTATCAATTCTTCCGTCTATTATTTTTAACTTTTCAGGCATAGAATTTCACAAAATAAACCGGTTGGTAATGGGCATCCTTCTATCCTTTCCAAATGCCTTTGGAGTAATCTTGGTTCCAGGCGGTGATTGTCTCCTTTTGTATTCACTTTTATCTACCATCTGAAGCACTTTTTTTACTGTTATTTCATCAAAACCGAGTGAAACTATTTCTTGAAAACTTCTATCTTTTTCTATATATTCCTTAAGGATACTATCAAGAATTTCATATGGTGGGAGTGTATCCTGGTCTTTCTGCCCGGGTTTAAGCTCTGCTGTCGGTGCTTTTGTAAAGACCCTTTCAGGGATAACTTTACTGATGGAATTTCTGTAATATGCCAGTTTATATACCATTGTCTTATATACATCTTTAATCACAGCAAAACCACCAGCAGTGTCTCCATAAAGTGTAGAATAACCAACACTGACTTCAGATTTATTTCCTGTGGTTAAAACAAGATATCCAAATTTGTTAGATAATGCCATAAGTATGTTCCCCCTTATTCTCGCCTGAAGATTCTCTTCTGTTATATCTGGTTTTGTTCCTGTAAAAACAGAAGAAAATGTTTCAAGATATGATGTAAATATGCCATCTATAGGTATTGTGAGAAATTTTATTTTTAGGTTATCCGCAAGCGCATTAGCATCTTCTTCTGACTCTTTTGAAGAATATCTGGAAGGCATAAAAACACCTATGACATTTTCACTTCCGAGAGCATCAGAAGCAATAGCAGCAACCAGAGAAGAGTCAATACCACCACTCAAACCGAGAATAACTTTTCTGAACCCGTTTTTTAATACATAATCTCTCATTCCTGTAACGAGTGCAAGATATACCTCTTCTTCTATGGTTATCGTTCTGTATTCAGAGATTGAAACAGATGTTCTATCCTTAGAGAATTCATATGATATATAAACTGCATCTCTCTTTCTAACTCCTGTCTTTTTTAGTTGAATATCTGTTATCAGAAGAGTTTCCTTGAATGGTTCTGCTCTGGAAATGATACTACCTGTATTATTTATTATAAAACTACTCCCATCAAAGACAAGTTCATCCTGACCACCAACAAGATTACTATAAGAAATAAAGATATTGTTTCTAATACACTGCTCTCTTATTATTTTTTCTCTCTCTAATGTCTTTCCCATATGATAAGGAGAAGCACTTATATTTATCAGGAATTTTGCTCCTTTTTTCGCCTGTTCTTTTACAGGTCCGTCTATATACCATATATCCTCACAGATATTTACACCAAACAAAATTCCTGATAGATTAAAAATAGAGGGCTTATCTCCTGAAGAAAAATATCTCTTTTCATCAAAGACACCGTAGTTTGGTAAAAGTATTTTATGATATATACCTACCTTTTCCTTATTATTGAGTATAGCAGCTGCGTTATATAACCTGCCATTCTGTATATCAACAAAGCCTAATATAACTATCATATTTTTTACTTCTTTTTCTATTAA of bacterium contains these proteins:
- a CDS encoding NAD+ synthase is translated as MDSIRIGIGQVNSTVGDIEGNTEKILEYIKKAEREKVDILSFPELVITGYPPEDILLKPSFIQKNIDALSLIEKEVKNMIVILGFVDIQNGRLYNAAAILNNKEKVGIYHKILLPNYGVFDEKRYFSSGDKPSIFNLSGILFGVNICEDIWYIDGPVKEQAKKGAKFLINISASPYHMGKTLEREKIIREQCIRNNIFISYSNLVGGQDELVFDGSSFIINNTGSIISRAEPFKETLLITDIQLKKTGVRKRDAVYISYEFSKDRTSVSISEYRTITIEEEVYLALVTGMRDYVLKNGFRKVILGLSGGIDSSLVAAIASDALGSENVIGVFMPSRYSSKESEEDANALADNLKIKFLTIPIDGIFTSYLETFSSVFTGTKPDITEENLQARIRGNILMALSNKFGYLVLTTGNKSEVSVGYSTLYGDTAGGFAVIKDVYKTMVYKLAYYRNSISKVIPERVFTKAPTAELKPGQKDQDTLPPYEILDSILKEYIEKDRSFQEIVSLGFDEITVKKVLQMVDKSEYKRRQSPPGTKITPKAFGKDRRMPITNRFIL